The DNA window tttaagtaaacttACATAAAATAACTTATAGTTATCTACTTATATGTCACCTTTCATGTGCGGTGTTGACCGGTCAAAACAACTACTTTGTCACACAACATTTTGTATAATGTCTCAATTACATTGTTTGTGTCTAGGATTTATTTTTGTGGAATGTTCGAAGACGAGGGTGTGTCGAGCCACAAATTCGCTCATAGACAAATATCTCAAAGTGAATAAAATTGTCTCACGAGGGATGATTGATCGCCCACCACATAGATTGTAATTGTCCACAAGACATTGTATTAACATATAAAGCAACACAAGTTTATTCGAGTTATTTGCTTACATAAATTATCACTCGCAAAAAGCAAGTCATTGCTTCTGATTGTATGCTCGTGGAAGGAGGAAAGTCAAACTATTTTGATACTCTCTCAGAAATGATAATAGAATAACGCACCGCTTAATGGTTTATTTGAATGAGATGACGAAATTAATTCCATCCAATTATAAGATTGATATACATAGAATTATATGGATCCATATTacctaaattttttaattatgtaaaatatataagacaTAATTACCATGCCCTATTAGGctaatatcaaatattaaatagaaacGCATGAAAACAAATTTTGTATGTTCACATCAAATAAACTcttatcatatataaataaaacgtTCAACATCAATTAACACATAAAACATTATCCTCATTATTGGGCCTTGATTGAGACCAAGAGGGTGATAACTGAGTGGATAATGCTAAAAAAAGGGATATGGATAAGAAAATGGATTAAGTACATAGCCTTATTGTCAAGAAGGAGAATGgacaatattatattaagtcTAGAATGTCTAGTGGTATGGATGTGTACGCGTCAACTTGTTCAAGTGTCTCCTTCGGCCGACACCTCGTCTTTGTATACGTGAGCTCCTTTATGGTGAGTTGGATGGAAAATTCATACACAATATATTATGCTCACGACTATTTGAAGGACCAAAGACATATTTGTATTGGCTAAAAGCCTTATCTTGATACGACGAGAAACTTAACACATAATGCTATATCTTGAGAGTGAAGGTTGAACATTCACTCTCGGTTCTCATCTAGCCACTACCTTGTTTTCTAATTAACGAAGATTTGTTGAGACATATTATCTTTCAAGGTGAGGTAACCCTTGATAGTTGTCTTTCTCCTCCGCAACGGCGGAGCGACGTGGCGGGCTGCGGTGGGCTCTGGCCCAGGGTagtattttaaaacaatatagatttatatgtatattaatatcaaatatgtTGTAGTCCAGTTGGAATTTGAGTGAAATGATAATGGAGAGGTCAGGTGATCACCTGGCCtctaaaaagttaatataattatactcttctaattttattttaaatcatttaaaaaattatataaattaatatattatttagtcttttaaaacaatttatatgcattaatgatctataatttttttctaaatatctattcacttaataatatatttttatcatgattttataattttattattattttcatattttatttactttttcctATATTCTCGTATAATTAGCttcacttattatattttatttttatatataattagttttttatttaaaatttaattaatttaactttttacatttttaaacttaatttttcttcaattatatagttttaaatttataaatttcttttttaaatggaatatttttatctttgattagattttatatatttattttattttagtaaagaTATTCATGAAACGATTtgattagtatttttatttattacccGTATTAGTGTAACTAACATTTAgcctgtgcatttgcacgagtaataatataaaaaactgtgaaaaaaaaaatacggataacatttttaattttatttttaactgttttaaatttatgggtgggtcaacccacaatccgatccaagtatctatatatatatatctatatctatatatatatatatatatatatatatattaattagttaaaaaaattgaatttatattaatgttaaaacgtcccgtgttcatcaaatttggtgttgaatttaaaatataaagttttagtatcctaattggttaaagggttgtacttgtttttgttaggttgcaagttcgaaacatacctctaacatttttaattttatttttaaccgttttaagtttatgggcgggtcaacccacaatccgacccaagtatccaaattaaccacatctcccgactcgacaatccggacactttaaaaattaatgattatatatttatatagatatcataatattttcagaaaaaaaaacaattactgGATTCACCCTTGCAGTCCTCagtaaacttatatttatcattatatttatcattatcaACCTTTAggaacttatatttatcattatcaACCTTTAGGATGTTTATATTCACCCTATGTCATTTGTTAGTGATGCAATTACCttatccaaatatatatatatatatatttggataaGGTAATtgcggacctacaaggggggcccgggcctcccccaaccagggtaaaacttttattatatttatttatatatattaaaatataaagaattatatataaaataatgaaaatcatatagtattattatttattttaaaactacatttatattataatttatatatatattattaattttaatataattaataatacaaattacttataaatataagggtaaaataaccatttatataaatataagggtaaaatattattttatatttcttaattttaaattaattttaaattatttcaacaaataaatgcatttgttagattttatttaggggttgtgacacatatttatttttaatcatttattttatgtaggatatagaataataaagatgttctataaacgaatttgtacttctacatcacatgaccaacatgagtcttctcaatcaattaatgagcctactaatgagtctaatgttacagatcaaatatacatggttagaatataacatatcaaaagatgcatcattttgtttttggtgttatcttttcaaacttttaaatagagaaaacgtagatgatacatttataggagatgagtacaaaaattggaaaagagcattagaaagattcaatcgtcatatgagaacttcaaatagttgtcataatgaagctaaaattcaatttgaatcattttaagatcaaagacataacgtgagaaacgttttacgtacacatggtcgtgatatataaataaattatcacacatgtttaacgacaatatttgatgtaacacgctttctattgaggcaaagattaccttttcgaggacatgatgagtcaagtagttcatcaaataaaggaaattttcttgaattgattgattggtattgtcaacgtaatgaagatatttgtcttcttttgtagcgactcatggacaagaataatttagtaattgtgcttattagtattttatgtaattatcgagtaaaattttaattaaaaaatgcatttatttgatagcgaaaaaatgctacgttattatgtatttggcccccgagaaaatatttctaggtccgccactatatatatatatatatatatatatatatatatatatatatatatatatatatatatatatatatatatatatatatatatatatatatatatatatatatatatatatatatatatatatatatatatatatatatatatatatatatatatatatatatatatatatatatatatatatatatatatatcaacacaTATGTGagattgtttatatttatatcacAAGTGATTCGTTCGCACCTACTATTGCGTTTGACGTCTCTTGTCAACTCCTTTGTACCACTAAAAAAACTTGTCATGGATTTCTCaccaaattttgtttattagcGGTTATTCacaattctatttttttttcagtcGGTATGAAGGCCTTCTCCCTCATCAATTTCTTACTATTTTTATGATCATTTATCGAATCTCTCATGAGCCTCAATAGTGCTCCCGATGTGTTCCCTTAGTGTACTTCCCTCCATTTATGCACAATTaggattaataaaattttcttgcTAACGTCCTTAATTCAAGTTTGATTGAggtattttaagaaatattttatgtattttgtaaAGTGAGTTGTGGATGCATTTTAGGAAGATATTGAGATGATGGACCAATTGTATAAGGCTCTAGGCTGAGGAGTAGTGTATTCTCTTATTAATCATATCATTCTATCTATTAagtactatttatttaaaaaaagttattttttcactatgtattaatatattttaatatcttcTAACACATCATTTTGTTATCTACCTAGTTgagataaagttaaatattttaaaaattaaataggttTGTATATTCGaaatcttactttttttttaataaggctcttttatcaaaattgtGTACTAGATTTGTAATGAAGCCGAATAATTTTTGAGCATCGATGATCAAATGTATGTATGGTCATGATTAGTTTGGTTGGTTTTTGAGCATAGATGATCAAatggatgatatgtgcatgaaaaaatgttatattatggtTATTCATATGTGTCACGAGAAGGTTAAATCGATAACCTACTTATATTTGTATTGTCGGGGGTGACTATAATATCtgaagtcttttgtggagtattattgAAATTTGTTGGGTGATGCCAGAATCTTGAAGTAGTTGCTGAAAAGTTTGGATAGACCTACATATTTTGGTTatatcctaattattttttggtggactatctcgttggagagaaattgtcgaatttttaatgatcgtagtcgtctgaTGCGTAAAATTcacaatactattattatgactactagcatttagcccgtgcgtttgcacgagtaataatataaaaaatcaggaaaaaaaattacggataacatttttaattttatttttaaccgttttaagtttatgggtgggtcaactcaCAGtctgacccaaatatcaatttactcagcatcattatatatataaattagttatttaaaaagttgaatttatattaatgttaaaacgtcccgcgtttatcaaatttggtattgaatttaaaatattaagtcttagtagcctagttggttaaagagttgtacttgtttttgttaggttgcaagttcgaattatacctctagcatttttaattttattttaaaccgttttaagtttatggacgggtcaacccaatcggacccaagtatccaaattaactacaactctcgatccgacaattcggacactttaaaaattaagcatcattacatatatatatgtatatagattTCTGAGTTTCGTTCGGAAAGCCAGTAATGTCCGTCagagagttaatcgtttttttcGAGTACTTACGATCTCGACAACATATTAAGTATTTGTTTTTTCATGTAATGATTTATCGTTATGCTTAaactattttatcattttaatatacatgaaccttgtttaaatatattttaaatttatatattataaaaatacattattttttctcaaaatcaatatcattaccattttttttaaataaatcaggtttaataaaattaatctaatctaaataaactctaaatattaaaagttgaCTATCAAAATTACATAAGCTAAGAATAAGGTTTattctatattataaattatattatatctgTTGGAGACTTGTGTGagtgtgaagtaagaaaaatagaagaaaataagCTTtagtacatttatttttttaagtttaattttgaaaacGACACTTTATTGTCTGTCCAGCAAAGCAGGAATCGTTTTCACTCTCCCCTTTTCCACGTTTACAGTCCCTCTCGATCACCAAATTCAACTAATCTCCGGGTCTCTTTCTCTCAATAGATACAGCATTGAGAGATACTAGAAACTTCATTTCTAGGGTTTATCACAGTGTTCATCACTCTCACCTCTACCAACCAAAGCGTCTGCAAGAAGATTATTCTCCTACATCACCAACAACCGATTCGGACTCTAACGGCAAGTTTACGCAACCAGGAAATGTACGGATCcttctttaatttaattcacCGACTTACCTTTGAGACGTTTCTCATATCTTTGTGACGATCTTGGATCTACCTAGTATTTAACCTCGAGATCCTTCATTTAACCCGGATTTACACTTTGTGATTCGACTGTGGTAGTTTTTTGTGACTTTGATTTTcaactatttttatattttctagaATTTCTGCGGGTTTCAAGAGTTTCTTTTATTCGATTATCCTTTTGGACACACATGACTTCTTATTCTAATGCCGGCTGTGAATTGTGCTGAAGTATCCTGGGACTCTATTGTTTGAATTGCAGGATTAGAGGTTAAGCTGAATCTTGCTGTATTCCTCCTTTAGTTGTCTAGATATTCAGATATTGAGGTccttttgaaaagaaagatgGCTTCGGAACTTATGGAAATCCATCCACGAGAACTCAAGTTCACATGTATGTTTCTATTACTCTATATATTCTATTGTGCTGTTGCCAAACTTGGTGTCATCTTTGGTCTAGCCCCTACTTTTCTCTGGAAGATGCTTTCTTCTGTTAGATGTTTATGATGGATGGCTAACTCATTTGTTATGATCTGGTTCTGATAgatatttcacatatatatatatttttttcaattttctaaTTTTCAATTATCTATCTTCCTTGAGTGAAGAATCTTTAAGAGGACCAGTGTTGAAGGAAGCTGTAGATATATTTGTTGGACTTCTTTTAGTAGCAATTGTAGTGTATTTCTGTGTTTGAGTTGTTTGAAGTTGATGAACTAACCCGTCTTGGAAATGTTGTTGGTGCTTGATAGTTGAAATGATGAAACAGTCCTTATGCTCAATAGAACTTGTTAACAAGACCAACCATTATATGGCTTTTAAGGTATTCATCTATTTCCTTGTTAGTTGATATCACCTCTCCAAAGTTCCCTTTTTGTAATGTATATGATTTAATGTCCTCTCAATTGCAGGTTAAAACTACTTCACCCAAGAAATACTGTGTGCGGCCTAATATCGGTATTTTGGACCCAAAAACTAGTTTTAATTTTACAGGTATGCTTTATTTATTGTCTAGATATGTTCTGTAACATGATGAAAACCAAGGGATCttacaaaaaaaacttttttgaAACTGTAGGATGTGCTTTGAGGTATGCGGACATGtatcttaggccttgtttgatgaaaaatatcattactttaatttctattaacattttaaaatattaatacaaataaatattttagtcaatttaatccaaataaccccaaataatccactttttttatcaaacaaaatttttccCAAATGATCagatatttagaaaaaaaaactacataaaAAATGCTCATAGCCATTTTACGTCGATTATCGAATCGACTTTCTGCGTGAGATCTTCTGAAATAAACTAGAAACAGAGgttcctaatatatattttttgatatgCTTAGCTTCTGCTTTTGCTAATATATGGTGTTCTTTTGTTGTTGTTTGGTGATAACTTAATGTTGTAAAGTGATTATGCAAGCACAAAGAGTAGCCCCCACAGACTTGGTTTGCAAAGACAAGTTTTTGGTTCAATGTGCAGTTGTTCCTGAAGGTACAACAGACGATGATATTACTTCTAGTATGGTAAGTGTTTACTGCCTTCATGAAAGAATATGTAGTATAGGGCCTTGTTTGATCcagggttatttgaaataaccaaatggttatttccaaatagCCTTGTTTGACGTAGGCTACTTAAAATTCaagttatttgggtaaaaaacattagaagtataaattataggaatattttttttttaaaaaaaagatgttaTTTctgttgatgatttgaatgatgtgggttatttgaaattaatctcaaataacccacataaAACAAGGCCTAGTTGTGGTGTTTGGTTTGATCTTCATGAAAGAATATGTAGTGTAGGGCCTTGATTGATCcagggttatttgaaataaccaaatggttatttccaaattaccttgtttgatgtaggctACTTAAACTTCaagttatttgggtaaaaatcattaaaagtataaattataggaatattttttttacaaaaaagatgttatttttgttgataatttgaatgatgtgggttatttgaaattaatctcaaataacccacataaAACAAGGCCTATATGTGGTGTTTGGTTTGATTAATATTGCTTTCTATGCCAGTTTGTCAAACAGGTGGGCAAATTAGTTGAAGAGAGCAAGCTGAAAGTGATCCTTGTGAATGCACAACAATCACCAGTATCATTGCCAATGAACGGAACACCAAAGCAGGTTACAACACCTGATGATTCAGCAAGGAAAGATCAAGTAACTAGGGAGGTTCAAAATGTCACTTCTAAGGTTAATCACTTTTCAACAAAGTCACTATAAACCATGCCATTTGCTTGTATCTTTGTTATTGCTtaagatcttgtttgatgtaggtttaTCTGAAATaccgatttttttttatgaaaaagtggattatttggggtTGGGTTAAAtgaatattgtatttaatatttaaaaatattataaaaataaagtaattgtattttagtatttaatggATGATGCTATAAGGGTCATCTGGATTGACCCTCATAAAAAGTCCTAAGATTTTCACTTTTCAGTTTGAGCTACATGTACTTTGAGAAAGCAATAGTTTTATCTAGTTACAAGAAGTAGTAGCAATAATATGCATTGGATGgttatttctctttttcttcggttgcaGCAAATTACCTATGATGCAAAAAACATTGATGAGAAGCCCAATATCATGGAGAACAATGTAGAGAGGGGCTCATTGCAAAGCAAAATAGAGAAGCATCAAATGGAAGAAGTTATGCACACAGAATCTAAAGCTGGCAATGATGCCCAAAAGCTGAAATTGGTTAAAGATCTTCATGAGATGAAACTTAAACTAAATGATTTTGAATCCAAGCTGAGGGAGGTTGGTTTTCTTACTTTCATTCTGGACCGCTCAATTAGTTAAAGCCTTTTATGATATGTCATATGTGGAATCAATggatatcaaaataaaaagaactAGTTACACTATTTCCAAGTTGCAGTTCTCATCAAGAGCCTCTAGATAACTAATCTCCCATTTGTAGTTAGGCTCAAATGAGATATTTtcatcacaaaaaaaaaatctgaaacatGAGTTTCTATTGTTGCTAGAGATTCTTGAAATAGTAATAGCTTTGATTCTCCCTTTGGATTGCATATCTTTATGATCAGTGCTAATGGGTAAAGTTGGGTGTTTGACATGTGGAAACACTTATTTATCCCTTTTTTGttcttgggttatttaaataatcggCAGGTTATTTGAAAGTAACTTTGTTTGGTGTGCACATTCAAATAACCAGGTTATTTGGGGTTATATTACcaaatttccctttttaaatatattttaaaaaggtAGATGGTATTTTGACACCCTATTGCATTTCATTTCCAGAGATTTGAACATCATTTATGGTTAATGTTggagataattaattattacaagCATGTCTACTCAATTAATTTGTTGTTACCATGAGCAGACCTTTTAGTTTTCTTATGtattccatttatttatttatacttttcTCTTGTTCATATGTCTTGCTTCCCTTGTACGTTTGGATATTAAGAAATATACGTAGCCTTTTCAGGCTCACTATTCTCTATTATTTTCTTACAATCATTAGAAGATTTTGTTCTAGAAACTTTGAAATGGTCCTGctcaatttatttgttttttttaactagCATTCGAGTTCAATCTAGAATATGACTACTATATTAGACAAGTGATATTGGAAAACTGTCATAATGATCCAGATTATAGTTTGTATTTTTTACTTCATTagttatacaaattatttttttggatatcCCTCTAACCTACCCACCAAACATTAAATGCAAAGCAAATCCTAGCCCCCAAAGCAACAAACTCTTCTCCAATACAAAAGTGCCACATGGCCTTGgaggaataaaataaaaaagttcagCAAAAAGAAATAATCCCATGAGCTATGGTTTATGCTAATTATTTGTTACAAATACTTACCAAAAAAACAGCCCATTGTGAGATTCTTTTTGAATGTGCATCAACTAAGGGATCATGTGTTGCGGTGTTTCTACGTcactataattaaaattttcttaaatcaGTTTACATTTATTTCTGCAGGCTGAATTTACAATAGCAAAGCTGACAGAAGGGAGAAGAGAGCTCATTCAAGAGAAAGAAATCTTACAACAGGAACTTGTAAGTTCTTCATCAGTActctctttcaaaaaaaaaagttcatcaTCAGTATTATATCTTTTATCATCATTCCCTTGGTGTTTGTTAAGTCCAAACAATGAGTTATGAATGTGATAGACATCAATTCTTATCCATAGAATTTGGGAGAGACTTGTAGAAATTGAGAGAAGTGGAGAATCCAAATTAAGCTGATTatcaataatttcatatatatatatatgaaaagtaAGAGTAACAAATATCTGTAGGCTAATATAAGCGATGAATTTGAAAcaataaatactaatttaattacTAACAATTATCCTAACCTAATAATACCTACTAATAGAGGGGGTGAGTAAATGGGTAAACTTAACTCATATTACCAACTCATATTtcaacataaattaaatttatcgaatccatatttgagtaacctaaactaaatttttatttttatgtctCGTTTAACTGTCTTTGAcccatttaacacatttttactcaactaacacgtttttaactcgtttaacaattatttgacCCATATTTAGTCCCGTGTTAAACGTTTTTAACCAATTTAATAATCTTTTGATCCGCTTAACTCATTTCTTAACTACTCAACTCTTTAGAAGGTAAATCATAGTTGTCCATAGTGAGGGGAATATGAGAGAAGGATGAGAGAGGAGAATGTGAGAGaatgaggagagagagagagggagtgaGAGAAGATGAGGAGAGAAGAGAGGCTACTCCTTGGGGGAGGAGAGATGGTCGAGAGagatgtaaaataaataaattaaagtaactatatttgggtaatttgggtaacacAACCCGAATTAAACCCTTAGCATAAACCAAATTAACTTACCTAAATtcatattttgggtttgggtaacCCCAAGATATGCTCACCCCTATctacttatataatttttattttgtgattcGAATTTGTTCTCGAGGTGGCTACCTTGACTCCCACAACATAACCCCTTTTTAATGCAGAGTGTTTTAGTGAGAATTGATCTTTAGCTATTTTAGGGAACAAGGCCCTTGCCACTTGACCTACGGATATAATTATCTAATACTATTCATTTTTGTTGGTCATGGGTCCTATGATAAATGCTCGATTACCTAACTGACATCTTTTGTCACATTGGAAAATTGtcatatatgattttttaattgatgattCAAAAAAATAGTGTATGTTTTGTTTCCTATGgaatataaattagattttagaTGATGACATAACTTGCTTGGTTTATTTTCCTATGGAATATAAAAATAGTGTATAGAGATTGTTTTTTCtaagatttatttttgataacaAAACAACCTATATAGTACTTccaaatttagttatttttcatCACTTAAATTTGAATTCCTTTGGTAAATCAAACCAGCAAAGTTAAAGTTGTTTACACTATTGATCTAGATTAAGATATTTTTGCGAAATTTAAGCCATTGGATTACTCGTCTTCCTTGCAGACTACTATGAGAAATACAAAAGCTATCAGGAAAGTCCAAGTGGGATTTCCACCGCTGTTTGTTTGTATGGTAACAATTGTCAGCATTGCACTTGGATATCTTTTGCATACTTGAGAAAAAGAATCGTCTTATGTTGTCTTCATCTTGAAGATATTATGCATATTGTTAGTTGTAGCCACCATTTATAAGTTTTCTAGTTCTGTTGTGGATACAGATGAACTTTGTTTTACAATAAATCCATTAATGGTCTCTGTCGGATCCATATTCAGATACAAGTGTGTTTTCAAATAGGCTGTAGGGTATCTTAGGATGACCATTCGTTATTATGTGTTCAATTGGACAAAAAGTGGGGAAAAGATGCAAAcacaaactatttaattatcaacattatatgtatatatttctatatcttaaattatttgggTAGGTAGTTTTAGTTAATCCAAAATTTGCTCCACTATTTACATTGGCTTAATTCCTGCAAATTATAGATGACAATGAGAATACTCAAATAATTTGTTTCACAAGTTTATTCATAACATGCtttattaaaaaacaactaTACATTTCACAAGAGTTAGGTTTGAACATAATATTTCTtcttgtaaattttttttaagtattttatttaacattgaTTTAGATAGAATAAgttgtgaaaaataaattaattagaatatatattaatatataaaataatgttttcttgTTTTGAGCTTATTTGACTTTTCCGTGTCCATGATTAGATTTTTTAAGGAATAAAGAATTAGAAaaggtataaaaatatataaagattaataaaaaataatta is part of the Impatiens glandulifera chromosome 1, dImpGla2.1, whole genome shotgun sequence genome and encodes:
- the LOC124922711 gene encoding vesicle-associated protein 2-2 — translated: MASELMEIHPRELKFTFEMMKQSLCSIELVNKTNHYMAFKVKTTSPKKYCVRPNIGILDPKTSFNFTVIMQAQRVAPTDLVCKDKFLVQCAVVPEGTTDDDITSSMFVKQVGKLVEESKLKVILVNAQQSPVSLPMNGTPKQVTTPDDSARKDQVTREVQNVTSKQITYDAKNIDEKPNIMENNVERGSLQSKIEKHQMEEVMHTESKAGNDAQKLKLVKDLHEMKLKLNDFESKLREAEFTIAKLTEGRRELIQEKEILQQELTTMRNTKAIRKVQVGFPPLFVCMVTIVSIALGYLLHT